A window of Pseudomonas monteilii contains these coding sequences:
- a CDS encoding secretion protein HlyD, translating to MSQNVALHPPAAPASYLDGSDDRAVSRASRVVWICALMLAAFLIWAALFSVVEVSSGTGKVVPSSREQVIMSLEGGIITEMNVREGTQVERGDVLAQLDPIKTQSNVGESEAKYRAALASVSRLQAEVTGKPLTFPPSLEAWPELTRDESELYKTRRRGLQETLAGIEQSLKLVRSELAITEKLAQAGASSRVEVIRLNRQRSELELKASEARSEYMVQARQDLAKASAEADSLAEVVRGRADSLSRLTFRSPVRGIVKGIEVTTIGGVVPPNGQLMQIVPQDDKLLIEARINPRDIAFIHPDQTAKVKITAYDYSIYGSLDGKVVTISPDTIQDEVKPEVYYYRVYIQTESDVLRNKAGTAFSIVPGMVATVDIRTGEKTVLDYLIKPLNRAREALRER from the coding sequence ATGAGCCAGAACGTCGCGCTTCACCCGCCGGCCGCGCCGGCGTCGTACCTGGACGGCAGCGACGACCGTGCGGTCTCGCGCGCCTCCCGGGTGGTCTGGATCTGCGCCCTGATGCTGGCGGCCTTTCTGATCTGGGCCGCGCTGTTCAGCGTGGTCGAGGTGTCCAGCGGCACGGGCAAGGTGGTGCCCAGCTCGCGCGAACAGGTGATCATGTCGCTCGAAGGCGGGATCATCACCGAGATGAACGTGCGCGAAGGCACGCAGGTCGAGCGTGGCGACGTGCTGGCCCAGCTCGACCCGATCAAGACCCAGTCCAACGTCGGCGAAAGCGAAGCCAAGTACCGCGCCGCGCTGGCCAGCGTCAGCCGGCTGCAGGCCGAGGTCACCGGCAAGCCGCTGACCTTCCCTCCGTCCCTGGAGGCCTGGCCGGAACTGACCCGTGACGAGTCCGAGCTGTACAAGACCCGTCGCCGTGGCCTGCAGGAGACCCTCGCCGGGATCGAGCAGTCGCTCAAGCTGGTGCGCAGCGAGCTGGCCATCACCGAGAAACTGGCCCAGGCCGGGGCGTCCAGCCGGGTCGAAGTGATCCGCCTGAACCGCCAGCGCTCGGAACTCGAGCTCAAGGCCAGCGAGGCGCGCTCGGAGTACATGGTCCAGGCACGCCAGGACCTGGCCAAGGCCAGCGCCGAAGCCGATTCGCTGGCCGAGGTGGTGCGTGGCCGGGCCGACTCGCTGTCGCGGCTGACCTTCCGCTCGCCGGTGCGCGGCATCGTCAAGGGCATCGAGGTGACCACCATCGGCGGCGTGGTGCCGCCCAACGGGCAACTGATGCAGATCGTACCCCAGGACGACAAGCTGCTGATCGAGGCGCGCATCAACCCGCGCGACATCGCCTTCATCCACCCGGACCAGACCGCCAAGGTCAAGATCACGGCCTACGACTACTCGATCTACGGCAGCCTGGACGGCAAGGTGGTGACCATCTCCCCCGACACGATCCAGGACGAGGTCAAGCCCGAGGTCTACTACTACCGGGTGTACATCCAGACCGAGTCCGACGTGCTGCGCAACAAGGCCGGCACGGCGTTCTCGATCGTACCGGGCATGGTGGCCACGGTGGACATCCGTACCGGCGAGAAGACCGTGCTGGACTACCTGATCAAGCCGCTCAACCGGGCGCGCGAAGCCTTGCGCGAACGCTGA
- a CDS encoding ATP-binding protein, which produces MNDAVIIAPPPASQATEPPDVHPWMQAILLVAQHYRLDVSEESVRIAGQRTDRALEDVVRQMARQAGLTVKFSGRQRQPLGKWRTPLVVELDDGQVGVVQSISGDELGIALSGDQGLQQRMPLADLEQRVRRTVILRPARPLSDVRTDDYVQPFDEHWFRRIVLRDLRPYSHVMLASLVANLLGMAGVLFSMQVYDRVVPAESLPTLYVLFGGVLLAVLFDFTLRIMRLRITDLLGKRADLRISDLVYGHALRLRNSVRPKSTGTFISQLRELEQVRDLITSSTATALADLPFFFLFLFIFYLIGGPLVAIPVVALVVMLLPGLLYQRKLARLANANMRESALRNAMLVESVQGMDDIKALQAEQRFQEQWNHYNAATADTALQLRGLTNGLVTWTQTVQSAVFAVVILFGAPMVIAGDLTTGSLVAASMLASRMMAPMAQLNHVLTRWQQAKVALKGLNNLMEQPVDHPDGSKRVHLTAIQGDFHLKQAAFRYAADGPAVLEIADLRIRPGEHIAVLGRNGAGKSTLLQALAGAMDIATGEVTLDGIALAHLDPADLRRDVGLLHQQARLFHGTLRDNLVLGAGRASDQELLAALSITGALDFVRRLPKGLDHLVLEGGMGLSGGQRQSLLLSRLLLRQPHVLLLDEPTASLDDVTERRLLDELKRWCDGRTLVVATHRLSVLQKVERIIVVDNGRIVIDAPRDVALARLKNPEGAQA; this is translated from the coding sequence ATGAACGACGCTGTGATCATCGCTCCGCCACCGGCCAGCCAGGCCACCGAGCCGCCGGACGTGCACCCGTGGATGCAGGCCATCCTGCTGGTGGCGCAGCATTACCGCCTGGACGTCTCCGAAGAAAGCGTGCGCATCGCCGGGCAGCGCACCGACCGCGCCCTGGAGGACGTGGTGCGGCAGATGGCGCGCCAGGCCGGGCTGACGGTCAAGTTCAGCGGACGCCAGCGTCAGCCGCTGGGCAAGTGGCGCACCCCGCTGGTGGTCGAACTGGATGACGGCCAGGTCGGCGTGGTGCAGAGCATCAGCGGTGACGAACTGGGTATCGCCCTGAGTGGCGACCAGGGCCTGCAACAGCGCATGCCCCTGGCCGACCTGGAGCAGCGGGTGCGGCGCACGGTGATCCTGCGCCCGGCACGGCCGTTGTCGGACGTGCGCACCGACGACTATGTGCAGCCGTTCGACGAGCACTGGTTCCGCCGCATCGTGCTGCGTGACCTGCGCCCTTACAGCCACGTGATGCTGGCCTCGCTGGTGGCCAACCTGCTGGGCATGGCCGGGGTGCTGTTCTCGATGCAGGTCTACGACCGCGTGGTGCCGGCCGAGTCGCTGCCGACGCTGTACGTGCTGTTCGGCGGCGTGCTGCTGGCGGTGCTGTTCGACTTCACCTTGCGCATCATGCGGCTGCGCATCACCGACCTGCTGGGCAAGCGCGCCGACCTGCGCATCTCCGACCTGGTCTACGGCCATGCCTTGCGCCTGCGCAACTCGGTCAGGCCCAAGTCCACCGGCACCTTCATCTCGCAGCTGCGCGAACTCGAGCAGGTCCGCGACCTGATCACCTCGAGCACCGCCACGGCCCTGGCCGACCTGCCGTTCTTCTTCCTGTTCCTGTTCATCTTCTACCTGATCGGCGGGCCGCTGGTGGCCATTCCGGTGGTGGCGCTGGTGGTGATGCTGCTGCCAGGGCTGCTCTACCAGCGCAAGCTGGCGCGCCTGGCCAACGCCAACATGCGCGAGTCGGCGCTGCGCAATGCCATGCTGGTGGAAAGCGTGCAAGGCATGGACGACATCAAGGCGCTGCAGGCCGAGCAGCGTTTCCAGGAACAGTGGAACCACTACAACGCCGCCACCGCCGACACGGCCTTGCAGCTGCGCGGCCTCACCAACGGCCTGGTGACCTGGACCCAGACGGTGCAGAGCGCGGTGTTCGCCGTGGTCATCCTGTTCGGCGCACCGATGGTGATCGCCGGCGACCTCACCACCGGCAGCCTAGTGGCGGCCTCGATGCTGGCCTCGCGCATGATGGCGCCGATGGCCCAGCTCAACCACGTGCTGACCCGCTGGCAGCAGGCCAAGGTGGCGCTCAAGGGCCTGAACAACCTGATGGAGCAGCCGGTCGATCACCCCGACGGCAGCAAGCGCGTGCACCTCACAGCCATCCAGGGCGACTTCCACCTCAAGCAGGCGGCGTTCCGCTACGCCGCCGACGGCCCGGCGGTGCTGGAAATCGCCGACCTGCGCATTCGGCCTGGCGAGCACATCGCCGTGCTCGGGCGCAACGGCGCGGGCAAGTCGACGCTGCTGCAGGCCCTGGCCGGTGCCATGGACATCGCCACCGGCGAGGTCACCCTCGACGGCATCGCCCTGGCCCACCTGGATCCGGCCGACCTGCGCCGGGACGTCGGGCTGCTGCATCAGCAGGCACGGCTGTTCCACGGCACCTTGCGCGACAACCTGGTGCTGGGCGCCGGTCGGGCCAGCGACCAGGAACTGCTCGCGGCGCTGTCGATCACCGGCGCCTTGGACTTCGTCCGCCGCCTGCCCAAGGGCCTGGACCATCTGGTGCTGGAGGGCGGCATGGGTCTGTCCGGCGGTCAGCGCCAGAGCCTGTTGCTGTCGCGCCTGTTGTTGCGCCAGCCTCATGTGCTGCTGCTCGACGAGCCGACCGCGTCGCTCGACGACGTCACCGAACGCCGCCTGCTCGACGAGCTCAAGCGCTGGTGTGACGGGCGCACCCTGGTGGTGGCCACGCACCGGCTCAGCGTGCTGCAGAAGGTCGAGCGGATCATCGTGGTCGACAACGGCCGGATCGTCATCGACGCGCCCAGGGATGTCGCCCTGGCGCGCCTGAAGAACCCTGAAGGAGCCCAGGCATGA